CACGCGATTGGGTCGGGCGTGGGGGGATGATCACCATACAAGCCAATCATGTTTGCGGATGATCCCCACAGGGCTGAATGATGCCTGGGGCTGTCTCCATCATTGAGCAATGAGTTGTGCCGTATTCTTCGGGTTGGGAAAGTAGCCAATTGAAAATCTCAGGATAGAGAGGTAGATCATACAAGGTCGTAGGTATATATAGAGCCTCTGTTCGCTTTCAAGATACAAGAAGTTTGGAAACGAGATCATAGTAGGACTTATCCGTACACCAACGACTTATCACATCACCAAGCTGCATCTAAAGAACCAGGTATTCAAAACACTCTTGCCAACGCCACTACTGCAGAAATATGTCTGCAGTGACTAAGACAATGGCAACTTCATCCTTCGAACTTAGCCATCGTCCCTCTGGACACTTGGCGCCACCTCCTGACTACGACACTACTGAAGCTGTAGAACTATCACGCCTCTCACCAGCCACGTCTTCTACAAACTCCCTGCCAGAATATACGACACTATACAGCAATGAACACGGAGACTCggcatcgtcctcttcagcatTGGAATTCCATCCCACAAAACAACTGCAGATCGAAGCTCCTGGGTTTGCACTTATGAGGCTTCCTCTACCGCCTCAGCCAGATCCTATCTATGTCTTCAACGTCGCAGCAACGGGAGAAATCGATGATGCAGAGTATGTATCGATCCGGCCCACCAGAAACTCAGGCTCTTGCTTTCTTGCCAGGGCGAACGATCCTACACAAGCAGCTCTTTGTACGACCACATACCGCTTTGGTCCAGGCAAGCCTCCCAAGATCCGTTTTGTTGGGAATGGATCACAGAACGGCCAGGCagaagagatcgagatcaGCTGCAAAGGTGTTCTAACTCGCAGCACCATCATGCGCACTCATCTCGGCACTTTCGAATGGCGATATAGTTCCCGTGCCGAACGTCGAAGTGCAAAAGCCTCTGTTGGCGAGGACATCGGTTGTCTGCTAATTCTAGACCAAGTCATGAAAGTGGCTGTTGCAGGAGGaaagcaagaagagagaagacgCAAAGTTGGGCAATTCGTACGTAGTGATGGACTCCGTACTCAAGGTTCTAGGAGGAGCTCTGCTGGAAATGGTGGACGGCTTATGCTTGATCTGCGAGAGTGGTCGGATCGGAAAAACGAGGCGATTGAGATGGAAATTCTAGCTGTGGTGAGTTGTgtgtccatgatgaagaaagaagtgGATAGGCGAAGAATGCATCAGACTATGGCCATCATGGGAGGTGCTTCTGGTGGACCCTAGACTATTGGCACGAATACGATACTCGGATGAGATCGATAATAGGGATAGACTGTACACACATTTTAGTTATATAAATCAACCTTCTGCTTTTCGAGAGACCGTTCCGTCAATTTAGCCGGATAAATGCTAACCACCAAGTTGCATCCCACATCACCCATTTTTGTATCTATTCTTGCACTTCAGGAACAGCGGTTTTCTCTCTGGGTCCCAGCTCAAGCACCTCAGTCGATGGGATTTGTTCCTTCTCATTCAAGTTGGCATTCTCGAGATCCTTCTTACTGCATTTACACCTGTACCTCACTGAGCACCCCTGCTTCTCACCAATGAACGGGTCGTTACGGCACGATTTGCCAAACAactccagcagcaacacccaCACAGAGAGAGCCAAAGTGATGGATATCAGGTTTAGCGAGTTAAGGCTCTTAGCCAATGGCAAGAGAAACAAGATGAGGCAGACGAGAAGTCTATTGGCCAACCGCGTCTTCTCGGACAGGCGTCTAGTTgctggatggcgatgatcaTGAGTGACTGAAATGACCCCCAtaaagaacaaggccacAGCAAGGCCTTGACAGTAGAAGTACCGGATACCGTCATCCATCTCGGGGTCTGAACGCTCGATATAGTGTTCCGTAAGATGCTCAGGGTTGGCATCCGGGGTATCTGCGATCCAGACGAGCTTAGATAGCCCGGCAGATGCGAGAATGTAGCCCATGATGAACGGGAGATGGGCGTAGTGCCATACGGACGCTTTCTAGGTTAGCAAGGGGTCATTAGCACGGCCTTTATAACTTACAGGATATCACGGAGCGTCGAATAGCATGGATATTGATGTTGCTGCCATCCACATCAAAATAGATCCAGTTAAACACAAACGCCTGGCAAAGACCCAGAACGGCCTTCCCCAAGAACACATCAACGGTATATCCTCCGTGGCTCTGAAACATTGGTCCCATGACAGAGTACCCAAACACCAGCGAGACAAAGGCATTGGTTCGTTCAACACGATGCTCAATATTGACGGCTGGAAAGAACTCGAAGATCCCCGAGAGATACTTGACAATGGTTTTGTTATGAGCAGCCTTACGGCCGTATTGGTAAATTCCAGTGAGGATGCTCTGGCCGCACATATCCAAGGTGATGGCAACCCAGATGAGTCCCAGACGAGAAGGCATCTCAACATGAATACTAGCGATCCACAGGGCTGCTGGCACAATTATGTTGAGAGCTTGGCAGAACATAACACCTCGCACCATTGGCAGTAGGTACCCAGTGTACAAGAAGTGGAAGACACCTCTGAAACGAGCAGCGACATAGAACGATACCAGCATAGTGTAGGTATTGTGCTCGCCAGGATAAAATGCATATGTCATATTGGTCGAGAACCTAAGAAGTCAGGTGGATGAATTATTGGTGACTTTTGCCAACATACCCCAGGAGACAAGCAATCTCGAACAGAATCTCAAGCCGTGTAAAGACATCGTCCGTCTCAAACCAGCTCAGGATCAGAGTGATATCGGACCAAATCTTCCATGACATGATGAACGTGATTGCGAAGCGAAGCAGCTCTTTGCCGGTCGGCTCAGCCCAGACATGCTCGCCGTTGACATGAATGATGCCGACTGTTCGAGCGGTGAGAATTCGTTATTGCAAGATAGTTGGGTTTCTTACCATagagaagatcaaagaaCAGCTCAATGGCCATGATCTCGGTGTTTTCTGAGGCACGCCACAACAACCCTTTGTGAAACCACTGCTTGACCACTGGCCTCTTAAAAAGTTTGATAGTTTCTCCTAGTCGAGGCTGACCTCCACCGGAGCCGACTGAGAGTGTGTCCGAAGTTGACATGTTGGAAGAGTCAGCAGCTGGTAAGgggtcatcatcatcataagttCGGAGCTCAGCACCATAACCAAACTTGTCGAAATTGGCACTCAGAGCAGACGTGTTGGTAGAGAGCCGTTCCAGGTGGCTGTTGACGATATCAAGTTGGCTCTGCATATCCTCCCACTCGTCAAAGGCAGGTCCATGCCGTTGTCGAAAGTGAGCACGGCGACTCTCGTGGTGATCTCGGGTCTCTCTTAGATAGTCGCAATGTTCTGGAGATCCGTGGATGACAACTTCAACCTGAACATCATTTCGCTTTCCATGTTCTTCACGTAAAGACTCGAGATCTTCGGGCAGGGAGgcaatgatcttcttgccgttTGGCAGAAAGAACTCCTGTGGCCGCCGACGTCGAGCAGAGGCAATGTATGACATTTGAGCACAACGGATTGAGTTTGGAATGTCAATGAAAGTGACAAGACCTACACTAGGTATATAAGGAGAAGGAGCTGAAAAGCTACAAGATAAGCACAGAGCCAATGGCTATAGCTCATTGGGCGGCCGACTCTGAACACACAGGCCCCTGCTAATTCGATGCCGCTATCATTGGCTTTTGATGATGTGTCCCACGGCTTATTTGATTGATCCCCGCAAGTGAAGCTGGACAACCATCCATTGCGAAGAGACACTACTAGGATAAGCATAAGTGTTTCATTTTAAGCTTAACCAGATGCGTAGTCATCATGACTAAGTGATTGAAAATAATTGTATTTTATTACTGAGAATAATACCCGTCGCCGTGAATGCGTTTTCATCGAGAATATCAATTTGGAAGGAGTCCATTAGCCTTACGAATTAGGTAGATCCAGGAACGCAAGGGTCTTCCCGCTGTATGGCGGAAAATCAAATCACGTGACATGCCTTGCGGTTGTTTTCCGGCTCTCTCTTGACAACATCCTGCCTAAGGCCGCAATACTAGCTCTTCCATTGCCCAGTAATTCGGAGCAAAGATTCAGTagccatcaccaactacCAAAACCCATCCCTCCCAATTCAACCTCCAACACCGCCAAAATGACTGCTGCGTGGAGAGCCGCTGGTCTTACGTACGTCAATTGAACCCCCAGACACTGCCGACTACAACATCTTCCGCCGAGCGACCGTACCGAAACACCGAGAAGCTAACATTGCGTTTCGATAGCTACAACCGCTACCTGGCCATCGCCGCCCGCGTTGTCCGCCGAAGCTTgaaggaggacaagagaaTCGCTGCTGAGCGCCGAGGCGAGATGGATTTGCGATTCTCCAAGTGGCAGGTAAGGCGATACGGAACCGAAAAGACGGCGAGAGATAAAAAAAAGCGACGCAGACTAACATGTAATTACCTCAACAGAACGGTAAGCAGGGTGAGCCCAAGAACCTCGCCACTGCCAACGCCGCCATTGCCGCCGAGAACGCTGCTTAAGCAGATGGATTTGGAGATGATTGCGCGTGGGATAATAGAAGCGTGGCGCTCGAAGGGGTTACTCGGTTCAGATGAGATGGACTTATTCCTCAGCCGAATGCACACACCTGGAGCCACTGTACCATAGCGATTGTTGCGATGTATCAATCAAATTCAAGACTACGAATGCAATTGGAAGCGAGAACGGATTTTCTGGTGAATCAATGTGTTGCGTTGTAGATAAATGATTTCTATTGTGATGCTCGCGATGGAACGTCCGCATCTCAACTTTCTGTCACACCCGGCTACAGCCGAAATAGTAGCTACGGCTCCGCTAACGATGTGTATCAACACACATGACCAGTTTGCTATGAAATCCGTGCCTTCTGCCTCTTTTCTACTGCAAAACTTTATTGTAATTTGACTTTTGCATTGATTTCTCCGACGTAATAGCTAAACTTGGTACAAGGAGTACATCATTTAATCATTGTACGTAGCAGTGGACCCATCATCATAATTGGATATATCGTCCTTTCTCCCTTGCTGCTCACAATCATCTTCTATCAAACATACATTGCTGTATTTCAGGGTTACCACCACCACGCAAACGTGCAATACTATTACTTAATGCGATAGCCTGTCGCTTCATTCAGTCAATATGGACGATATTGGCAACGGAATTCAAGATGGTGGGTGCCCAATACTGCATTACCCTTAGGTCCCGAGTGCCAATGTTGTCAAAATCTGACTTTGGGAGCACAGATATCGCCAGAATATCGCTTGATCACCAATATGAGCTGCCGCCTCCGCCACCTCCGGACATTGCGACTCCAGGAATAGTCGCAGTGGACATCACAGATAAATTCTCAGAAGCTATCAAGAGTAAGTTTTGTGTCGCTGACTTTGTTCACTCATGACCCCGCCGTTGACTCAAGTCTGACCAGCTCTCGCACCTGGTGATCTTGTTAAAGATGGACAGTTTACTCTGTTCGAGTCCGTTTCAGGGCTTGAGGTTCGTCTATCGTGAAATTTAGCTGGACTCAACACTGATACGCTTAGATAATGGATCCTAAAATGGACAGCGGTTGTGTTGAATCAGCagaggagcttgaagagCTTTACGATGTTGCGCGGCCACTGCTCCCAGAAGAGGTCCTGGGGATTATAGACCAACTTCTCTGCCATGAGGTAAGTGCTTCAGTAGCAAAGCGACACTATAAACTAATCATGTTGTTCAGATGGCGTGGCATCAGGGATATCCGCTTTCGCAGACTCTATTCACTAGTGTATACATTGAGGCGCTTCTGACACCCACCCCACGAACTGTCGATGACGCTCATTTCGTTCGAAATGGCTCATATGGTTCTTCTGGACAATCTGATATGCTTAAGATATTGAGAGCGTACTGTCTTGGTCTGCTCAAAGCCTGCGGTTATGTCAACGAACGGATTAGATCAGAACACTATTATGAAGTAGGTGTGAACCGATGTCATGACAAATGAATCATTTTTGCCTAACCCATTATTTCAAGGAGGAAGATTTCGTTACAAACACATACAGCCGCACCTTACTTGCTGAAATACAACCCCAGGCTATCCGGCAGGCtatccaagaagcaagagacTTACTCAGCACATTATCGACCGACGTCAGCGATGATCTTCGAGAAGCACTTGATCAACGACTGCAGCTAAGATTGCACTTCCTGGACGCCACAGAATGCCCCAAATACGTGAAAGAACCCGAAGTTGCGCGAAAGCCATGGCTTGAAGGACTCAAGGGTCTTCCAGCCATCCAGTCATCTCACTCCCTGGGAAAACCAGTCGACGAGGCCTTCAGTGCCAAGCTACAACGAAAGCTTGCTAGCACCATGCCCCCTAGACCGATTGTGCAGTTGAAATTCGAGGATGCATTTGGCCATCTTTCAAGGCTGTTCacggatggtgttgaattGATTGATGTGCTAAACTATACCGATTCCCAATGTCTACAAGTAAGCATTGGATTTCCCTTCAGAGAATGTCAACGCTAAATATCTTTAGAACTTCGTCTTACAATTTCAAGATAAGAAACCTCAACCGCTGGTTTTCGTGCGGACTCTACTTCAGACTTTCCTCTTTAACGAAATGGAAGTTCTAGGCACAATGAGCATTCGGcagatcatggatgatgacttTTCTATCGTCTCGATGCCGGCCAGCCCCCAACTTGATCGAAACAACGACGAGATAGAATTTCCCCAAGATCCGCGGTTCATTATTGCACAGCAAATGGAACAGTTTCGACAAAGAGCGGCCCACTACTGtctcgatatcttcaggACCTTTTGCCAGAACAGGTGTCGTGTGCGGCGCACGCTCTGCCATATCATCAGGGACTGGGATAATCTCCAGCTCGACGCTGAAGAGATCGATCAAATTATCCAGGTCAAGTTGGACGAGAAGCCAATGAGACATTTCACAGGAGCAAATTCTCAGCCAATCGACACTTACTCCCTCCCACTATCGTCCTGGACGTACTTATACAAGATTCGCCACATGGAATGGATTGTACAACTTGGTTTCGAGTTGGAAGTCTATCAGCCAGACGAACTTGCCGGTATGTATTGGTATCTCAATTACCTGGCCAAATGGAGAGTTCAGCATACAGAAAGGCTCAAGTCCTTCATTGTTCGAAGAGTCGAAGAATCTCGCGCACCTTCTCAACCGCGAAACCCTTCAGTAGATCGCCAACTTGAGCGATCTCTTGCCTTTGTCCGGCTTATGCTTCTTGATGCCGCTGTCACATGGGAATTGTCAGATGCGCTATCTTGTCTTTACACAGCTCTCATGCGGCTTGGGTTGGTCAAGGTGCCTCCGCGACCGTACAGTAACGATGAGTTCCGCTTTGAGCTGCGGATGAAACCATTCGCAGTTATTGGTCTGCCGCCTTGCCCGGGCTTTCAAGAATTTAATCTTGGAACCACGCAACCAGAATCGTCCACGGTAGAAATTCTTCAATATGCAGAAAGAGCTCTGAAGGGTGCAAAGCAGGGGTTTGAGGTTCTGAGCAAGTTGTCTGCGACAGATTCGTTCTCCGTTGGTTCTCACGATAAATGGCAGACTTCAAAGAAGAACGCGCTCAAAGCTTGTATTGCAACAGGGCTCGCGATCACGGCTGTGCTGAAGGCATCAAAGGAAGATGCGAGTAATCTGAAGCTCAGAGCTGAGGTGCCAACTCCTGATAAGTGTTATCATGACTGGTGGATTGTACCTCGTCTGGTTCCTGAATGAATGCTTTTTGAAGGAAATCCATGTGTAATGACAAAATGAGCTTAAATTGAATTGTTACATCAAAGCCGCCTTAGCGTATTCGGGTATCCAGATGAGAGCAGCACCCTCTTCCAATATTCCTGGTTACCAGCCCTGGTTTCAAACATCAAACAGAATATGAACTAatactacctaggtatagAAGATACAACGCCATTTCCATTGCGACAATTTCAATAACAAACCGAGCGCATCCTCACTGCAAATGCTTTTCGGTAATCGGAATGAGATACCGAGAATAACTGGGGATCTTCAATTCTGATAAGAAAACAGGCCTAGTGGGACCAGTGCTTAAGCGGCAACATGTCGGCGAGCGGCCTGGGCCATTCGGAGACGAACGGTCTGCTCATAGAGAACGTCCTTGAAGGCAAAGAGGAGCGCAGCAGTGAGGACGCTCTGCGTGACCTTAGGGCCGATGCCTGTTGATGAGAGTCAGTGAATTGCTAAATAAGATGGTGACTTAATATTTTACCTCGGTAGAGACCAGAGTAACCACTCTCACGGACGATGCGAGAAAGAGCACTAAGGGAACCCTCCTTCTTACCACTGCCCTGGACGTGCATCTGAGACTTGACGGTGATGTAAGGGTAGGTGATGGCAGTAGCAAACAGCTTGCCTAGGGCGCCGAGGAAGAATGCGATAGTAGGAGTCACCTTGCGACGCTTCTCAACTGTGTTCTTGAGTTGCTCGAAGAGAGTGTACTGGAGAATAGGGTTGATAACGAGGACAAGAGCCGGGATGACACCAGAGAAGAGAGCCTGAGGACCCTcgttcttgaggaggagcagcagagTGCCGATGGTGCTCGGAGCCTTGGCAGGCTTAGACTCGCCGGACTCGAgatcctgcttcttctcttgctggcGAGTAGTGACTCGGGTGTTGACGACCCAGATagggttggtgatgatgacggtggCCGAACCAGCGATCGCACCAGCAATCATGGATTCAACGGTCGTGAGCTTGGCGCCAGCGCGaccagccttggctgcaGCCTTCTCGAAGAAACCGCGAGTCCATTCGTACCAGTAGTAGTAGACAAAGTTGGTGACGCTGATGCCGAAGAGGGCCGAGTTAATACCGGAGTAGAGACCAGAGATACCCTCGCgggcgatgatgttgccaacaGCCTCGCTGAACTTGCTCTCGGCCTTCTTAGACTCGACCTGAGCGCGTGTGGAGAGGGTAATGAGAGGGTAGCTTGAGATATCATCAGCGCACTGTGATGCGTCATTGGGGTATTCGCAAGCCTTACGTCAGGATCATGGACAGAAGACCACCTCCGGCGCCAGCAAGAGCGTGAGCGACATTGTCGTTCTGAGGGATTGCCTGAGTCTCAGGCGCCGTGCTAATTTCGACCTTGTTAGGAGTGATCTCGACCTTCGTCACAGGGGTGTCGATCTGAGGAGTGGTCTCCTTTTCGGCGTTGTCTGACATGATGCCGTTTGTAAATGGTCGGTGTAGTATACAAGTTTAAGCTTAAGCGAGGCGCGCGTGTAAGCGATGTTTATGTAGGACAGAAATAGAGAATCGAATTGAATTGATGGGGAATGAACAGTAATTAAAAACCCGGGGAAGGGAAACTTACAAGTCGCGCGGGGCCGTGCTCGACTATAGGTAGGTGCCCAGATACAGTATTTAAAGCTCGGCTTGTAAGGGAAAGGTATtgattggattggattggaggGAGACTTGTATCTCGGGATCGGCAATGACTTGACTCGAGAGCTAGAGGGCGTCTACTGTAAGGCCTAGGTATCTCAGGTAGGTCCCTCTCCCTAAATATACCGTACCGAGGTCGGGACGGGAGTTGATACCGAGTAAAACTTCCCTAAAAGTCGGCCTCTGTTCCGCATCTGAAAATGAGGTCACTTCCCTGCATGTGATGTGGGGAAAAGGGACAAGGCCTTGGGCCGGTGACTTGAGATCTTTACCGTCTGGCGCTAGTACCAATTGGGGCACAAGACAACAGCCCGTTGAAGAGACAAGCGACAAGCCACGGAGTcaggagaaacagaaaaTGCGGGCAAAGTTCACGCTTTGTCCCCGCTTGCCTCATTGGGACCAAAGTAAACACTGGACCGGACCCATGCCGCCACGTCTATCCCTGTCCAAATCCAACAAAGCACAAAGCACACCGCGGGTTGGTTTTGGCTTTGCAACGGAGGGACGGCGGTAGTGTTTGCATATACCATGACTATTTTGAGATTCACATTCTAACATTCCATGAATGATTAACGAAACCACCATTCGTCAATGCCAAAACGCAAAAGTTTAGGCGTTGACAACGACTCTTTTGCCGTCCGCTGGCATTCTTTTGCCGATATGAACACACCCAGCGCGGATATTATGTCGTCACCCGATCCTCTAAACGATACCGTTGAACAAAGTGTCATGCCCCCTCCATCCACGCGCCGTGTCGTCCGCAGCAGCCAACGGTCCAGCCGCTTCTCCTCCATGGGTTTAGGAACCTCTCCTAGGAAACAGACTTTCGAACTCGAGGTTGGAGATAATAAAGCGCCCCAGAAATTACTAGTTACGGTCGAGACAGAGGAGCCAAGCGCGACTGCAGGCCCCAGCAGCGCGCGACGAAAACTATTCCAAGACAGCCCTTACCTACCGATATCGCGACGCAGAGAAATGGCGACCACGACGACGACTGTGCCACTAAAGGGGGCGATCGAAGACGATAACAACGCGACTCCCAGGAAACGAGGACGACCGAGAAAAACAAATGGCACACCCCTACCCAGCGCAGGCACCAAGAGAAAGTCAATAACACCGATGCATGGGAGCCCCCGGAGAAGACAACGTACGACAAAAGATATAGATACGCCGAATAAACCGGCAGACAGTAATGCGCAGCCAACACCAGGAACAAAAAGACGAGGTCGACCACCGAAGAACCGTCCTGTTGACCCACCAAATCCCACAGAAGACGAACGAAACGCGAGGGGGTTTTCA
This genomic interval from Fusarium verticillioides 7600 chromosome 1, whole genome shotgun sequence contains the following:
- a CDS encoding F-type H+-transporting ATPase subunit epsilon; its protein translation is MTAAWRAAGLTYNRYLAIAARVVRRSLKEDKRIAAERRGEMDLRFSKWQNGKQGEPKNLATANAAIAAENAA
- a CDS encoding hypothetical protein (At least one base has a quality score < 10); translated protein: MDDIGNGIQDDIARISLDHQYELPPPPPPDIATPGIVAVDITDKFSEAIKTLAPGDLVKDGQFTLFESVSGLEIMDPKMDSGCVESAEELEELYDVARPLLPEEVLGIIDQLLCHEMAWHQGYPLSQTLFTSVYIEALLTPTPRTVDDAHFVRNGSYGSSGQSDMLKILRAYCLGLLKACGYVNERIRSEHYYEEEDFVTNTYSRTLLAEIQPQAIRQAIQEARDLLSTLSTDVSDDLREALDQRLQLRLHFLDATECPKYVKEPEVARKPWLEGLKGLPAIQSSHSLGKPVDEAFSAKLQRKLASTMPPRPIVQLKFEDAFGHLSRLFTDGVELIDVLNYTDSQCLQNFVLQFQDKKPQPLVFVRTLLQTFLFNEMEVLGTMSIRQIMDDDFSIVSMPASPQLDRNNDEIEFPQDPRFIIAQQMEQFRQRAAHYCLDIFRTFCQNRCRVRRTLCHIIRDWDNLQLDAEEIDQIIQVKLDEKPMRHFTGANSQPIDTYSLPLSSWTYLYKIRHMEWIVQLGFELEVYQPDELAGMYWYLNYLAKWRVQHTERLKSFIVRRVEESRAPSQPRNPSVDRQLERSLAFVRLMLLDAAVTWELSDALSCLYTALMRLGLVKVPPRPYSNDEFRFELRMKPFAVIGLPPCPGFQEFNLGTTQPESSTVEILQYAERALKGAKQGFEVLSKLSATDSFSVGSHDKWQTSKKNALKACIATGLAITAVLKASKEDASNLKLRAEVPTPDKCYHDWWIVPRLVPE